In Acinetobacter pittii, one genomic interval encodes:
- a CDS encoding LysR family transcriptional regulator, which translates to MDLGLIKVFVCIYESRHISKAADKLNLSQPSVTYNLNRLRRQLNDELFTRSRGGVEPTKVAHELYPIFHQAIFNIESAIAQAQEFRPENSNKTFRIGLSDAGEICLLPSLMAFLQKTAPYIQIEIEEIQSSKVEQWLIDGFLDLAVFNSTQTIMPKIETRTLFEERYVCIARADHPRLQQQLTLEQYLQEDHVAIKSSTGHIQVEQYLKTMDLKRRIRLEVPHFSVLQGVVQSSDMLVTLPSRAARHYLAHGNVQMFELPFAMDSFKVSLNWFNRSDDIIARKWLIQSVGQIFEVL; encoded by the coding sequence ATGGATTTAGGTTTGATTAAAGTTTTTGTCTGTATTTATGAGTCTCGGCATATTAGTAAAGCTGCTGATAAATTAAATTTGAGTCAGCCTTCTGTGACTTATAATTTGAATCGTTTACGCCGTCAGTTAAATGATGAGTTGTTTACCCGAAGCCGAGGTGGGGTCGAACCGACAAAAGTTGCGCATGAGCTTTATCCAATTTTTCATCAAGCAATTTTTAATATTGAATCAGCGATCGCTCAAGCACAGGAATTTCGTCCTGAAAATTCAAATAAAACTTTCCGAATCGGACTCTCTGACGCAGGGGAAATTTGTCTTTTGCCTAGTCTTATGGCTTTTTTGCAGAAAACAGCACCCTATATTCAAATTGAGATTGAAGAGATTCAGTCGTCTAAGGTTGAACAGTGGCTTATTGACGGCTTTTTAGATCTAGCCGTATTTAATAGTACGCAGACCATAATGCCTAAAATAGAAACGCGTACTTTATTTGAAGAAAGATATGTATGCATTGCTAGAGCTGACCACCCAAGGCTACAGCAGCAACTGACGTTAGAGCAATATTTGCAAGAAGATCATGTGGCTATCAAATCATCTACAGGACATATCCAAGTTGAGCAATATTTAAAAACAATGGATTTAAAGCGACGAATTCGTTTAGAGGTCCCACATTTTAGTGTTTTACAAGGGGTTGTGCAGAGTTCAGATATGTTGGTGACCTTACCATCGCGAGCAGCTCGGCATTATTTAGCCCATGGTAATGTCCAAATGTTTGAATTACCTTTTGCTATGGATTCTTTTAAAGTGAGCTTGAACTGGTTTAATCGTAGTGATGATATTATTGCCAGAAAATGGCTGATTCAATCTGTCGGTCAAATATTTGAGGTTTTATAA
- a CDS encoding sterol desaturase family protein produces the protein MTDQLRAKFENLELNAGLGKISAFISMSLSLLCLFGALCFLFPSVLTTPELRPIYAKHYNLFYYGLITGIIISAGFGAFSAIIRQNRYGFYGLCFSLVAAVLGCGVIEAPVLPSVPFYAGIDYFVLTLFILAFVFIPLEGFFAKNPEQKILRVGWVTDMKYFMVSHIGIQLFSFLTVMPIQYWITHLPDNPIVPYVQAQPIWLQFIELLIVVDFTVYWLHRAMHEVNFLWRFHAIHHSTEYMDWLASSRLHVIEVLMTRFIATLPIFLLGFHTSAVFAYLVFISFHAIFIHSNVRFRFPYLRWIIATPEFHHWHHSSEKPAIDKNYAAFIPLYDVIFKSVYMPSHLATVYGTVGYKIPNSFIKQFTWPFKKYVKRFLKPWRDQ, from the coding sequence ATGACCGATCAATTAAGAGCAAAATTTGAAAATTTAGAACTTAACGCAGGATTAGGGAAAATTAGCGCCTTTATTTCAATGTCGCTCAGCTTACTTTGTCTATTTGGTGCATTATGTTTTTTATTTCCCAGTGTATTAACCACCCCAGAACTCCGTCCTATTTACGCAAAACACTATAATCTTTTTTATTATGGGCTGATCACAGGCATTATTATTAGCGCTGGCTTTGGTGCATTTAGTGCAATTATTCGTCAAAACCGATATGGTTTTTATGGGTTATGTTTTTCACTTGTGGCAGCGGTTTTGGGCTGTGGTGTAATTGAAGCACCCGTTTTACCAAGTGTGCCGTTTTATGCAGGTATCGATTATTTTGTACTAACTTTATTTATTTTAGCCTTTGTTTTTATTCCACTTGAAGGTTTTTTTGCTAAAAATCCTGAACAAAAAATATTAAGAGTAGGGTGGGTGACCGATATGAAATATTTCATGGTCAGCCATATTGGCATTCAATTATTTAGCTTTTTAACCGTCATGCCAATTCAATATTGGATTACGCATCTACCTGATAATCCAATTGTGCCTTATGTACAAGCTCAACCAATTTGGCTGCAATTTATTGAGTTGCTCATTGTGGTCGATTTTACGGTGTACTGGTTACATCGGGCTATGCATGAGGTTAATTTCTTATGGCGCTTTCACGCAATTCATCATTCGACTGAATATATGGATTGGTTAGCATCTTCTCGTTTGCATGTCATTGAAGTGCTCATGACTCGCTTCATTGCTACTTTACCGATTTTCCTGCTGGGTTTTCATACTTCGGCTGTTTTTGCCTATTTAGTCTTCATTTCATTCCACGCTATTTTCATTCATTCCAATGTGCGTTTTCGCTTTCCATATTTACGCTGGATTATCGCAACGCCAGAATTTCATCATTGGCATCATTCTTCAGAAAAACCTGCCATTGATAAAAATTACGCCGCTTTTATTCCTCTATACGATGTTATTTTTAAAAGCGTATATATGCCTAGTCACTTGGCGACTGTATATGGGACGGTGGGTTATAAAATCCCAAATAGTTTTATAAAACAGTTTACTTGGCCCTTTAAAAAGTATGTAAAGCGTTTTTTGAAACCTTGGCGTGATCAGTAA